A section of the Arabiibacter massiliensis genome encodes:
- a CDS encoding ABC transporter permease: MLKYILKRILMVIPVLLGVTVIIFMITRVLAPDPAPVVLGEHATPEAMAVWRADNGLDDPIWLQYVNFVVGAVQGDLGTSYYTHQPVTSEIAARFPATAELAICAIIVASLLGVALGVLAAVKKNKLADNVSMVVALVGVSMPIFWSGILLILLFAGILHVLPSSGRVTPLLQPTGGTGFFIIDTIMQGNWAALGDVLVHLILPTVALSLYSMAIITRMTRSSMLETLNADYIRTARAKGLKKGTVNVKHALRNAMLPISTVIGLQFGSLLGGALLTETVFAWPGIGKFAVDCVLKSDFPVVQGIVLLVAVIFVIMNLVVDIVYAYLDPRIKYGAKEEG; this comes from the coding sequence TTGCTCAAATACATCCTCAAACGAATCCTCATGGTGATTCCCGTCTTGCTGGGCGTGACCGTCATCATCTTCATGATCACGCGCGTGTTGGCCCCGGACCCGGCTCCGGTGGTTCTGGGCGAGCACGCCACTCCTGAGGCGATGGCCGTCTGGCGGGCGGACAACGGGCTGGACGATCCCATCTGGCTGCAGTACGTCAACTTCGTCGTGGGCGCCGTGCAGGGCGACCTCGGCACCTCGTACTACACCCACCAGCCGGTCACCTCCGAGATCGCCGCGCGCTTCCCCGCCACGGCCGAGCTCGCCATCTGCGCCATCATCGTGGCGTCGCTTCTGGGCGTCGCGCTGGGCGTCTTGGCGGCGGTGAAGAAGAACAAGCTGGCCGACAACGTGAGCATGGTGGTGGCCCTCGTGGGCGTGTCGATGCCCATCTTCTGGTCGGGCATCCTGCTCATCCTGCTGTTCGCGGGCATCCTGCACGTGCTGCCCTCGAGCGGCCGCGTCACGCCGCTTCTGCAACCCACCGGAGGGACGGGCTTCTTCATCATCGACACCATCATGCAGGGCAACTGGGCGGCGCTCGGCGACGTGCTCGTGCACCTCATCCTGCCCACCGTGGCGCTGTCGCTGTACTCCATGGCCATCATCACGCGCATGACGCGCTCGAGCATGCTCGAGACCCTGAACGCCGACTACATCCGCACGGCGCGCGCGAAGGGCCTGAAGAAGGGCACCGTGAACGTCAAGCACGCGCTGCGCAACGCCATGCTGCCCATCTCCACGGTCATCGGGCTTCAGTTCGGCAGCCTCCTCGGCGGCGCGCTCCTCACCGAGACGGTGTTCGCGTGGCCGGGCATCGGCAAGTTCGCCGTGGACTGCGTGCTGAAGAGCGACTTCCCCGTGGTGCAGGGCATCGTGCTTCTGGTGGCGGTCATCTTCGTCATCATGAACCTGGTCGTCGACATCGTGTACGCCTACCTCGATCCCCGCATCAAGTACGGCGCGAAGGAAGAGGGGTGA